Proteins encoded in a region of the Sphingomonas sp. HMP9 genome:
- a CDS encoding DUF1013 domain-containing protein, with protein MAQPLMPHATAAWMVDNTALSFEQIADFCGLHILEIQAIADDTTSTKLTGRDPVRAHEVTQDEIDKGAADPDYQLKMIKGPEQVRRTKGPRYTPVSKRQDKPDGISWIIRNHPEITDGAISLLIGTTRTTIAAIRDRSHWNIANITPKDPVTLGLTSQRELDAAVAKAAKAAGMEAPTDTRLEGDREVLLQQLRAERTQAAADAQFVADGGVLPVKPLFDDPFKR; from the coding sequence GTGGCCCAGCCGCTCATGCCCCATGCGACCGCCGCCTGGATGGTCGACAATACCGCGCTCAGCTTCGAGCAGATCGCGGACTTCTGCGGCCTGCACATCCTCGAGATCCAGGCGATCGCAGACGACACCACCTCGACCAAGCTCACCGGTCGCGATCCGGTCCGCGCGCACGAAGTGACGCAGGACGAGATCGACAAGGGTGCCGCCGATCCCGACTACCAGCTCAAGATGATCAAGGGCCCCGAGCAGGTCCGCCGCACCAAGGGGCCGCGCTACACGCCGGTCTCGAAGCGCCAGGACAAGCCCGATGGCATCTCGTGGATCATCCGCAATCACCCGGAGATCACCGACGGCGCGATTTCGCTGCTGATCGGCACGACCCGCACGACGATCGCCGCGATCCGCGACCGCAGCCACTGGAACATTGCCAACATTACGCCAAAGGATCCGGTCACACTCGGCCTGACCTCGCAGCGCGAACTCGACGCGGCGGTGGCCAAGGCAGCCAAGGCCGCCGGCATGGAAGCTCCGACCGACACCCGCCTCGAAGGCGACCGCGAAGTGTTGCTCCAGCAGCTTCGCGCCGAGCGCACGCAGGCGGCCGCGGATGCACAGTTCGTAGCAGACGGCGGTGTCCTCCCCGTCAAGCCGCTCTTCGACGACCCCTTCAAGCGCTGA